A region of Halalkaliarchaeum desulfuricum DNA encodes the following proteins:
- a CDS encoding MBL fold metallo-hydrolase: protein MDVTFLGTGSAMPVPERVQTGLLLERGDRTLLVDCGAGVLHRLSRLEGGYESVASVLLTHHHLDHVADLLPLLKARWLAGETHLEIAGPPGTKALVDELLDVHDYLRDRVDLRLREVHAGSAFEIAGFDIEAFETRHSMTCFAYRFADGDFTYSGDSEAFAGLANFADGSRVLVHDCSFPDGLDVSNHPTPTQLGKALAGTDIDRLYLTHRYPQTEGKGEALVESVRAAGFDGEVRLARDGIRVTV, encoded by the coding sequence ATGGACGTCACGTTCCTCGGAACCGGGAGCGCGATGCCGGTCCCCGAGCGGGTACAGACTGGACTGTTGCTGGAACGGGGGGACCGAACGCTGCTCGTCGACTGTGGGGCGGGAGTTCTCCATCGACTCTCCCGCCTCGAGGGGGGATACGAGTCGGTCGCGTCGGTCCTTCTGACACACCATCACCTCGACCACGTCGCCGATCTGCTTCCCCTTTTGAAGGCGCGATGGCTCGCCGGCGAGACCCACCTCGAGATCGCCGGGCCGCCGGGGACGAAGGCACTCGTCGACGAACTTCTCGACGTGCACGACTACCTGCGCGATAGAGTGGATCTCCGACTGCGGGAGGTTCATGCCGGCTCGGCGTTCGAGATCGCTGGGTTCGACATCGAGGCGTTCGAAACTCGGCACTCGATGACCTGCTTCGCCTATCGATTCGCCGACGGAGACTTCACGTACTCGGGCGACTCGGAGGCGTTTGCCGGTCTCGCCAACTTCGCGGACGGCTCGCGGGTGCTCGTCCACGACTGTTCGTTTCCGGACGGGCTGGACGTCTCCAACCATCCGACGCCGACCCAGCTCGGGAAAGCGCTCGCGGGGACCGACATCGATCGGCTGTATCTCACCCACCGCTATCCGCAAACCGAAGGAAAAGGCGAAGCCCTCGTCGAGAGCGTTCGAGCAGCCGGATTCGACGGCGAGGTCCGACTCGCTCGGGACGGGATTCGTGTCACCGTTTGA
- the moaA gene encoding GTP 3',8-cyclase MoaA: MTEPLADDFGREETGALSDDFGREVTGVRISLTDRCNFDCIYCHNEGLGDTRGPMEPEDDEMTADEVVRFLEVVEEYGVRKAKFTGGEPMLRGDLEEIVRRTPDSMETSLTTNGTFLPGRAEALREAGLERVNVSQDALDPEAFAEITKSGAYDRVLEGVDAALDAGLDPVKLNMVVFEHTAGYVEDMVYHVAENEGLQLQLIEYMPELTGRPEWSIDIQRVHDWLADIADRIEHREMHDRKRYFVNGGMIEIVDPVENEEFCANCGRVRVTHEGYLKGCLNRNDDLRPMGEMSREEIREAYEETVANRVPYYGEYLKKNGSGEYEINERYIEAPKSTTSD, encoded by the coding sequence ATGACGGAGCCACTCGCTGACGACTTCGGTCGGGAGGAGACGGGGGCACTCTCGGACGACTTCGGCCGGGAGGTGACGGGGGTTCGGATCTCTCTTACGGATCGCTGTAACTTCGACTGTATTTACTGCCACAACGAAGGGCTCGGCGACACGCGGGGGCCGATGGAGCCGGAGGACGACGAGATGACCGCCGACGAAGTGGTCCGGTTCCTGGAGGTCGTCGAGGAGTACGGCGTCCGGAAGGCGAAGTTCACGGGCGGGGAGCCGATGCTCCGCGGGGATCTCGAGGAGATCGTCCGCCGCACTCCCGACTCGATGGAGACGTCCCTGACCACCAACGGGACGTTCCTTCCCGGGCGTGCGGAGGCGCTCCGCGAGGCCGGTCTCGAACGGGTCAACGTCTCTCAGGACGCGCTCGATCCCGAGGCGTTCGCGGAGATCACGAAGTCGGGCGCGTACGACCGGGTTCTCGAGGGCGTCGACGCCGCCCTGGATGCCGGGCTGGATCCGGTAAAGCTCAACATGGTCGTCTTCGAGCACACCGCCGGCTACGTCGAGGACATGGTCTACCACGTCGCCGAAAACGAGGGGCTCCAACTCCAGCTCATCGAGTACATGCCGGAGCTCACGGGGCGACCCGAGTGGAGCATCGACATCCAGCGAGTCCACGACTGGCTGGCCGATATCGCCGACCGGATCGAACACCGCGAAATGCACGACCGGAAGCGGTACTTCGTGAACGGCGGGATGATCGAAATCGTCGATCCCGTCGAAAACGAGGAGTTCTGTGCCAACTGTGGCCGGGTCCGGGTCACCCACGAGGGGTATCTGAAGGGCTGTCTCAACCGCAACGACGACCTTCGGCCGATGGGCGAGATGTCGCGCGAGGAAATCCGGGAGGCGTACGAAGAGACAGTCGCCAATCGGGTGCCGTACTACGGCGAATACCTGAAAAAGAACGGGAGCGGCGAGTACGAGATAAACGAGAGGTACATCGAGGCGCCGAAATCGACTACGAGCGACTGA
- a CDS encoding DUF420 domain-containing protein, with amino-acid sequence MEVRRRARDNVPALTAILTVVALTLVFGAALQAIPTDLLPQAGDPLLDAIPTINAALSLLAIGSIAAGWRFIRTDQVEKHRAAMLASFGLFAAFLVLYLYRVALLGPAEFPGPATVETFVYLPLLGVHILLAVLCVPLLFYVLLLAATRPISEIYDTRHRIVGRVAASLWLVSFALGIVVYFLLYVVY; translated from the coding sequence ATGGAAGTTCGACGACGGGCACGAGACAACGTCCCTGCCCTGACTGCTATCCTCACGGTCGTCGCACTGACGCTCGTCTTCGGTGCCGCGCTCCAGGCGATCCCGACCGACCTGCTCCCGCAGGCGGGTGATCCGCTCCTCGATGCGATACCCACGATCAACGCCGCCCTGAGCCTGCTCGCGATCGGCTCCATCGCTGCCGGCTGGCGGTTCATCCGTACCGACCAGGTCGAAAAACACCGTGCCGCGATGCTCGCCTCGTTCGGCCTCTTTGCAGCCTTCCTCGTGTTGTACCTCTACCGCGTCGCCCTGCTGGGGCCGGCGGAGTTCCCCGGTCCGGCGACAGTCGAGACGTTCGTGTATCTCCCGCTTCTGGGAGTCCACATTCTGCTTGCCGTGCTCTGTGTCCCGCTGTTGTTTTACGTGCTCCTGCTTGCAGCCACCCGTCCGATCTCCGAAATCTACGACACCCGTCACCGGATTGTCGGCCGGGTGGCCGCCTCGCTGTGGCTCGTCTCCTTCGCGCTCGGTATCGTCGTCTACTTCCTGCTGTACGTCGTGTACTGA
- a CDS encoding 30S ribosomal protein S13, protein MSADEPQDGSTEEDEELRYFVRVGQTDLDGTKSVERSLTELNGIGTRTARFVADTVGIDRTATFGALDDEVIEEVVDVVENLSEHAPEWMANRRNDFYTGETTHETGSELDQRRRYDINRMKMIDSYKGARHKRGQKVRGQRTKSTGRTEGTIGVNVEEIREEAAEEAAAEEEEDEL, encoded by the coding sequence ATGAGTGCAGACGAACCACAGGACGGCTCTACGGAGGAGGACGAGGAGCTCCGTTACTTCGTCCGGGTCGGACAGACCGACCTCGACGGGACGAAGTCCGTAGAGCGAAGCCTGACAGAACTGAATGGAATCGGCACGCGTACGGCGCGTTTCGTGGCCGACACGGTCGGGATCGACCGGACTGCCACGTTCGGCGCGCTGGACGACGAAGTGATAGAGGAGGTCGTCGACGTGGTCGAAAACCTCTCGGAACACGCTCCCGAGTGGATGGCCAACCGTCGCAACGACTTCTACACCGGAGAGACGACCCACGAGACAGGCTCCGAGCTCGATCAGCGTCGCCGGTACGACATCAACCGGATGAAAATGATCGACTCCTACAAGGGCGCCCGGCACAAGCGCGGACAGAAAGTGCGCGGTCAGCGCACGAAGTCCACCGGACGGACCGAAGGGACGATCGGCGTCAACGTCGAGGAGATCCGCGAGGAGGCCGCAGAAGAAGCGGCAGCGGAAGAAGAGGAGGATGAGCTATGA
- the purF gene encoding amidophosphoribosyltransferase yields the protein MVSDREPGGIGGPREKCGVVGVSLTERAAARPLYYALYALQHRGQESAGIVTHDGFQQHSHVETGLVGDVFDEETLDSLNGSNGIGHVRYPTAGGVDASCAQPFTVSFKSGSLGLAHNGNLVNADEIREELAGLGHAFTSEGDTEVIAHDLARNLLEADLVRAIKRTMERIHGSYSLTITHGDTVLGVRDPGGNRPLCIGKLDDGYLLASESAAIDTLDGELIRDVRPGELIVLDADGSGFDSYRLFERDRTANCFFEHVYFGRPDSVIDGELVYEVRRELGRQLWNESGIETDVVMPVPDSGRAFAAGYADAASETTVDGELRDPEDDGVAFAEGLMKNRYVGRTFIMPTQDERERAVRLKLNPIKSTVDGKTVTVIDDSIVRGTTSTQLVELLRESGAEKVHVRIGAPPIVAPCYLGIDMATREELIAADRSVEEIREAIGADSLSYLSVDAVAQAIGTGREDLCLGCVTGAYPYDIDGEETDRPITRPETEPERALGDD from the coding sequence ATGGTATCCGACCGGGAGCCGGGCGGGATCGGCGGGCCGCGGGAGAAGTGCGGCGTCGTCGGGGTCTCGCTCACAGAGCGTGCGGCGGCACGGCCGCTGTACTACGCGCTGTACGCGCTCCAGCATCGGGGACAGGAATCGGCGGGGATCGTCACCCACGACGGGTTTCAGCAGCACAGCCACGTCGAGACCGGTCTCGTCGGCGACGTCTTCGACGAGGAGACGCTCGACTCCCTCAACGGCTCCAACGGGATCGGCCACGTTCGCTATCCGACGGCCGGCGGGGTCGATGCCTCCTGTGCACAGCCGTTTACAGTGTCGTTCAAGTCGGGCTCGCTCGGGCTCGCCCACAACGGAAACCTCGTCAACGCCGACGAAATCCGCGAGGAACTGGCGGGACTGGGCCACGCGTTCACCAGCGAGGGCGACACCGAGGTGATCGCCCACGATCTCGCCCGCAACCTGCTGGAGGCGGATCTCGTGCGGGCGATCAAGCGGACGATGGAGCGGATCCACGGTTCGTACTCGCTTACTATCACTCACGGTGACACCGTTCTCGGCGTACGGGATCCGGGTGGAAACCGACCGCTGTGCATCGGGAAGTTAGACGATGGCTACCTCCTCGCGAGCGAGTCGGCCGCGATCGACACCCTCGATGGCGAACTGATTCGGGACGTCCGACCGGGCGAACTGATCGTTCTCGATGCGGACGGGTCGGGATTCGACTCCTACCGACTGTTCGAACGCGATCGCACCGCCAACTGCTTTTTCGAACACGTGTACTTCGGCCGGCCGGACTCCGTCATCGACGGCGAACTCGTCTACGAAGTTCGGCGTGAACTCGGGCGCCAACTGTGGAACGAATCCGGAATCGAGACGGACGTCGTGATGCCGGTACCGGACTCGGGACGGGCGTTCGCCGCCGGATACGCCGACGCCGCATCCGAAACCACCGTCGACGGCGAGCTTCGCGATCCTGAGGACGATGGGGTTGCGTTCGCAGAGGGGTTGATGAAGAACCGCTACGTCGGTCGGACGTTCATCATGCCGACACAGGACGAGCGCGAACGCGCCGTCCGGCTGAAGCTCAACCCGATCAAGAGCACGGTCGACGGGAAGACAGTCACGGTGATCGACGACTCGATCGTCCGGGGGACGACGTCCACGCAACTGGTTGAACTGCTCCGGGAATCGGGGGCCGAGAAAGTGCACGTCCGGATCGGGGCACCGCCGATCGTCGCGCCGTGTTACCTCGGTATCGACATGGCCACGCGGGAGGAACTCATCGCCGCCGACCGGTCGGTCGAGGAGATCCGCGAGGCGATCGGAGCCGACTCGCTTTCGTACCTGTCGGTCGACGCAGTCGCGCAGGCGATCGGAACCGGCCGCGAGGACCTGTGTCTCGGCTGCGTTACCGGTGCGTACCCGTACGACATCGACGGCGAGGAGACGGACCGACCGATCACGAGGCCGGAAACCGAACCCGAACGGGCGCTCGGCGACGACTGA
- the idi gene encoding isopentenyl-diphosphate Delta-isomerase, with product MSSEQTNTESGHGSADADRLAGDEPAHENARQDVIAVDAEDEATGTVNRLEAHTGDGVRHRAFTCMVFDGAGRILLAQRAPEKRLWDTHWDGTVASHPVEGQSQKEATRQRLEEELGVRPDQYSDLQVTDKFEYKRYYPNEGVEWEVCAVLKVTLEDTTLSPDDAEIGGRLWVDYEHLHENPKLYRQLRLCPWFEIAMRRDVA from the coding sequence ATGAGTTCCGAGCAGACGAACACAGAGAGCGGTCACGGCTCCGCCGACGCGGATCGGCTTGCAGGCGACGAACCCGCCCACGAGAACGCCCGCCAGGACGTAATCGCAGTCGATGCCGAAGACGAGGCGACGGGGACGGTCAACCGCCTCGAGGCACACACCGGCGACGGTGTCCGACACCGCGCGTTCACCTGCATGGTGTTCGACGGCGCGGGTCGGATTCTGCTCGCACAGCGCGCGCCCGAAAAGCGGCTCTGGGACACCCACTGGGACGGCACAGTCGCTTCACACCCCGTCGAAGGACAGAGCCAGAAGGAGGCGACGAGACAACGGCTCGAAGAGGAACTCGGCGTGAGGCCGGATCAGTACAGCGATCTCCAGGTCACCGACAAGTTCGAATACAAACGCTATTACCCGAACGAGGGCGTCGAGTGGGAGGTGTGCGCCGTACTGAAGGTCACGCTCGAGGATACGACGCTGTCACCGGACGACGCCGAAATCGGCGGCCGACTGTGGGTCGACTACGAGCACCTCCACGAGAACCCCAAG